A window of uncultured Gellertiella sp. genomic DNA:
CTTCCGCCTCAAGCGATGCTACATGCCGCACAGCCCGGATCGCCACCCGGCCAAGCTCGTCTGCACGGCCGCGAGCCTCGGTCAGTTCGCATGCATATTTATATGCCGCGCGCTCTTCTCGGCGTGCCTCTGCGGCCTGCCGCCCTGCCGCGGCTGCGTCGGCGAATGAATTGACGAGGTAACTTGTGAGAAGAGTAAGCTCGCCTACCGCGCGACCGGCCGGATCCCTGCTGTCAAAAATCGTCAAGCCCATACGCAATACCTTCCGTGAACAGGAGGGTATACGATCGGGACCCGGAGTCGACGTCAACGCAGCTCCGCGGAATTTCTCAGAAGGCAGTTAACATTTCACTGATATTTCAGTGAGAATCAGATGCAAGCGAATTCGCTGGAAGTTATGCGGCAGCGGTCACACATACGGTGTCCGGCATGTTCAGATCGGATCGGGCGTCGGCACGTGATGCACGGCCTCGTCGTCGCACGCGCAGCACGATCCGACGCCCGGACGCCGAGGCGTGATGCCATCGTTTCCAGCGCTTTCTGAGACCTCCCGGTAATATGGACGTCCTTCACAGGGATCCCCGCTGCCAGCCCGGCAACGAGCAAATCGAGTTCGGCCTGAGACCAGGTACGTACATTCGGATGGTAGTCAGAAGAACGCCGCGGCTGATGCTTGTTGGTGAGCTTAAGGCGGCATGCGCGCGTCTGGATCGAGCCCGGAGTCCGGTGTGGCAGCCAGATGTCGGCCGTACGCTTTCCCGCCGCGAGCTGGTCGCGAATGAGCTGATCCTCCTCGTCCGTCCAGATTTTATGTCCAGCTACCGTCGTCTGCATGTCACCGCCCTCTTTTGAAGAGAAGGATGCGGCGTCGGCCTGCCGGCCGCAACGCAGCTTCATCGAGGAAGCGACTGGTAGTCCAGGCGGTTGCCAACCCGATTCTGACACCCAGTGCACCGCAAGCGTTCTTGGATGGAGGTCAGAGATACCGTCGGTCCGAGCATTTTTGTCACCCAGTGACGGCTTACCTCGGCGCGGCGGCTACACATCGGGCACGTGGCGACCAAGATGCACCACGAAGGCAGATCGGCGAGGACGACGTCGGTAATCGGGGGTGCCTTCGGCGACGTCCGTGAGTGCGGAATCAGATCGATGGATCGGCGGTGCTGCATGCGCCGGAGTAGAACAAAAAGTGAACAGAAGAGTCAAGGCGGACGTCTCGAATCTTGCAGCTAGGCGCATCACGCTGGTGATCTCGGCTGCGGATGACGGTTATCCACAATCTGTTGACGAGTGCTCGAAAACACGAAGAAAACCTGTCAACAAAATTCCGGTGATTTGCTGGTGATTTTGGGGGCTGGAAGTGATTTGACTGCTGACTGTTTTTTCAGCGTAACTCCTTGATTTACAAGGAGGTTTTTGGTGGGTGATGTAGGGCTCGAACCTACGACCCGCTGATTAAGAGTCAGCTGCTCTACCAACTGAGCTAATCACCCGTGCGCCGCATTCCCGTGGCGTGATGCGGCGTATAAACAGGATCGGCGGGATTGTCCAGCGGCTGTTCGGAAAAAAATCCTCGATCCCTGCATTTTTTACCCGCGCCCGTGCAGAAGCCCGGATTTGCAAGGGAAATCAGCAAAATAGCACGCCCTCTGCAATCCGCACCGCCTCGCCGCCGATGCGGGCATTGCTGACCTCGCCGTTCTGCGCGTCGATATGCAGATGGATGAGCGAGGGGCGGCCCATTTCGGTGCCCTGTTCGATCAGGCAGGCATGGTGGCCGTCGGGCAGTGCATCGAAACGGTGGATGGCACCCGACAGCGCCGCCACGGCCGAGCCGGTCGCAGGGTCCTCGGCAATCCCCATGTCGGCGGTAAACATCCGGGCGTGGAACTTTGCCGCATGGTGGATGCCGCCCCGGCAATAGACATAGGCGGAGGCAAGCTGCCCGTCGGCAAAGGGCGCGGCCTTTTCCCAGAGGGCGGCGTCAAACTCGATCCTTTCGGCAACGCCGGTATCGTGGATCGGCACCAGCAGATAGGGAACCCCGGCGCTCCACAGCGACGGCACATGGTTTTCAAAGCCGATTTCGGTGCTGCGGATGCCGAGCGCATCGGCCAGCGCCTCGCGGGGCGGCGCGGCCCCCATCTGCACGGAGCGGCGCGGCAGGTCGAATTCGGCAAAGCTGACCTCGCCTTCGGCAAGCCGGATGGCTGAGCGTACCGGGCCGACCCTCTCCTCCAGCACCGAGACCATGCTGATCGTCGCGCTGCCATGCGCCTTTTCGGCAATGGCAATCGCCGCGCCCACCGTCGGGTGGCCGGCAAAGGGCAGTTCGCGCCCTGGGGTGAAGATCCGCAGCGAGGCCGCATGGCCCGGTGTTTCCGGCGGGTGGATGAACACCGTTTCCGACAGGTTGAATTCGCGGGCGATCTGCTGCATCGCCGCATCCGAAAGGCCGTCGCTGTCATAAACCACCGCCAGCGGATTGCCCGCCAGCGCCCGGCCGGTAAAGACATCATAGATCCGGTAAGAACGCGCCACGCCAGTCTCCTTTTCAATCCACACCGGCCAACCTGCCCGACCCTGCCCCGCAGTTCAAGGCATGGCGGGCGGATTTGGCGGGGAGGCCGGCTGGGAAAGAACCATCTTCAGGATCGGCGGCATGAACTGGCTGTAGCAGTGAAGGGCGGGATCGGGATCAGTAATGGCAATCGCCGCCTCGATCTCCTTTTCGTGATCGACACGCATGTGCTGGCGGACCTGCTCCAGCATCTCCCCGGCGCTCAGCGCAAAGCGGTGAATGCGGAAGAACACCATGCCATGGTTCCAGCCAAGGCCATGCCAGCCGGAACCGGTCGTGCTGTCGCGAAGATCAAGCCCGGTTTCTTCCTTCAGCTCGCGGGCGGTGTTGGCGGCAAGGTCGACGCGCCCGTCGACAACATCCTCCGCCTCGAAAGAGCCTGCCGCGCAGTAGACGAGTCCCGGATTTGCGGTCTTCGCCCCCATCCGGATGGCGATCACGGCGCCATCGCTGGAAACCGGCACGCCCCAGGCAAAGGCATGGATACCGCCGCTCCTGTCCGTCTGCCTGCGCCACCAGAGATGGGTGGAATAGGGCACCAGGTGCCCCTCGCCCGTGAGCCTGTCACCCTCCAGTGACAGGCGGCGCTGGAACACCAGCCGGCCATTGTAAAGCGTCGGATTGGCCGCCACTTCCCGATCCCAGTTGTCAGCGATGGCCTGCCGGTTGGCGGCATGGAGCGGGTGCTCGCCCTCCAGAATCCGCAGCTCGATGTCGCGCAGCGGAAAGATGGTGCCATCGGGCGGGAAGCCATGAAGGCCGGGCTCGGGCGCAACAGGGGGATGCGTGTTCACAGGCGGTCTGGCTCCATGACGACGGGGCAAGCGAGCGCGGGGCCGGGGGAATCACCGCCCGGCGACGTCGTCGCGCCCTGTTCTTTACCGCCTCACCGGCCCCCGATGCAAAGCCTTGACTCCCCGCATCATGTATTTTAGGCATATCTTTAATTCGAGATTTATAATGTTATGAATGCCCCATAATTTGCACGGGGATCGTCACGGCGCATGGGGGCTTTCGCGGCTTGCGGCGCACGTGCCGGTCGGGTGGTTTTGACGATGGAGTGCGTGATGTCGGGTGCGTCTTGCCGGTTCTCTTCCCGTCTTGTCGCCGGGCTTGCCCGGGCAGCCCGTTTCCTGCCGCTGATGCTGTTCTTCGGCTGCCTCCTGACGGGAGCGGGGATTGCCCGGCCGGCGATGGCTGATGATTTAGTCTCCCTTAAGGGCCCGTGGCCTAAGGTAGGGCCAACGACTGGCGGCACCAATTTAGGTATCATTGTGTATGGTGATGTAAGCCGTGTCGTGTCGGTGGAGCTCGGCGAGGTCACAATCTCCAAAGGGATTTCTTTCGGAAGTTATGGTGAAGCAAATTATATAAGTGGCGTTTTAAAACGCCTGCTAGAAAGATCGCGGGAAGTGTTCCGGTTTACGTCACCGTAATAGTGGGTCACAACCATGCGGCCATTCGCGCTGTATCGGACCACTCCTTCACTTGGACAGATAACCCCACCTTGCCCGGGGAAGCCCCCGCCATTACCTCGATCTCGCCCGCATCAGGCCCGGCGGGCGGTGGAACGCAGGTCACCATCGTCGGCACCAGTCTGGACGAGGCAACCTCTGTCACCATTGGCGGCAAGCAAGCGCCGATCCTCGACTATGACAGCAAGACCGGTCTCACCGTCATCACTCCGGACCATGCGGAGGGGGCTGTGGATGTCGCGGTGACCAATGTTGTCGGTACGGGCACGCGCGCGCATGGCTTTACCCATGTCAAACAGCTGGTGACGCCTGAGGAGGTGGCACGGGTCGAGACCGGGATCCATGATTACGTGCAGCAGCGGCTGCAACTGCTGGCTGAGAATGTCGAGGTTCCCGGTCTTTTCGAACGCGGCCAGCGGGCGCAGGCCACCCCCCCCCTCACCACCGACATCACACCGTCGGTATCAGGCGCGACATTCGGCTATTCCACCAGCCTCGGCCAGATCGAGGCGGCGGGCAATGGCGGCGGCGCGGCCACCCCGCTGCCGGTCGATTTCTGGACGGCGGGCAAGGTGCTGCTCACCCGGGCGGCGGACGGAGCCGATGGCAAGCCGCAGGAAAAATGGGGCACGTTCGCGCTGTTTTCCGCAGGCGTCGATTACCTGGTCTCCGACCGGCTGCTGGTCGGCTTCTCCGTCCATTATGACCATGAGAGCGATCCGCTCGACCAGGGCACGCTGATCACCGGCAATGGCTGGCTGGCCGGTCCCTATGCCTCGCTGCAACTGGCCCCGCATGTGTTTTTCGACACCAGCCTGCTCTATGGCCAGAGCGCCAACAGCTTCACCTCGACCTCGCTCAAGGGCGATTTCGACACGACGCGCTGGCTGTGGAGCGGCACGCTGAAGGGTGACATGGCATTCGACAATGGCGTGTCGCTGACACCGCGGCTGAAGGCGGTCTATCTCGCGGAAAAGGCGGGTGCCTACAGCGCCGAAGACAAGGACGGCAATGCCTATCCGCTCGATGCCTTCACCGAACGGCAGATCAGGCTCAGCATCGGGGCCGAAATCCGCAAGCAGTATGAGCTGGCAAACGGCGTGGTGCTGACACCGTCGCTGGATGCGGAGGCAGGCTTTGCCGGCCTCGACGGCGGCGGTGCCTTCGGCACGCTGACGGCGGGTCTGGAAGCCGATACGCCGGACAACTGGCAATTCTACGCCGGCCTGCTCCTCGACCTCTCCGCCGACGGCACCCTCGCCACCGGCGCCAAGGCCACCGCCGGCAAGCAGTTCTGACAGGGCCGGGGGCGGGTTTCCGCTCCCCCCGGGGGGCGGGGTTCCTGCTCCCCCCGGGGGCGGGTTTCCGCTCCCCACGGGGGCGGGGTTTCCCGCCCCCGCCATTCTGCGCATCGGGCGGCCTGCGGTTCGCGCAATAGCTGAAACCTTCTCGCCCCGCGCGAGGGAACCGGGCGCTTGCCTGCGGCCCGCATTGTCTCGCCGGGCATCGGCAAAGCCGGCCTGTTGGCGGGGTGAAACAGGCCTGCCGGTGTTTTCCCGGCACCTCCCCACCAGCGCCCCTTGCCGCCCGCCGCCCCGCCCGGCCGCCCCCGCATTCTGCCCCCGTGACCATTCTGCATCGGTCACACGCGTCGATGGCGGAGAACAGAGACAACCCATTGACTCCCCGCATTACAAAAATTAGGACTCGCTTGAGTTAGCGATCTATAATGTTATGGATTATCCATAATTTACAACAGGATATTTATGATGCCGGGTGTATCTTTCCGCATGTTTGCAGGTCTTGTCGCGGCACTGGGCCGGAGGGCGCGGCTGCTGCCGCTGATGCTGTTCCTCGGCTGCCTGACGCTCGGCACGGGCATGGCCCGCCCGGCGGCTGCCGCCCCCACCATCACCTCGATCACGCCGAACAAGGGCAAGATCGACGGCCAAGACATCATCACCATCAATGGCGGCGGCTTTCTTCATCTCTCGACAGTCACCTTTGACGGTGTGGCGGGCACCAGTCTGAACATCCTGAACGACAATCAGATCACGATAACGACCCCGAAGTCACTGGCGGGGGCCGGACCGGTGGATGTTACAGCCAGGGATGTCAACAACCAATCCGCGACAATTGTCAGCGGCTTCACCTATGTCGCCCCGCCCATCATCATCTCGATCAATGCCACAGGGGTCTCGACAAATGGCGGCGATACGGTCACCCTCACCGGCGCCAACCTGGATGCGGTCACTTCCGTGACCTTCGACGGCGTTGCCGGAAAGTCGCTTGCCCACCAGGGCACGACCGGCCTCACCGTGACGACACCGGCCCATCCGGCGGGCGCGGTGCCTGTCGCGGTTACCAGCCCCGGCGGCGCGCTGTGGATTCCGGATGGCTTCACCTATCTGGATCCCCCGACCATCACCGCGATCGATCCCACACTGGGCCCGGCCAAGGGCGGCACGCAGGTGACGATCACCGGTACGAACCTCACCGACGCGGCTGTTTCTTTCGGCGGCACGGCGGGAACGGCGGTCACGGTCAATACGGCGGGCACCTCGCTCACCGTCAACACGCCTGCCCATCCGGCAGGCGCGGTCGATGTCACCGTGACGACCCCCGGCGGCACGGCGGTCAAGACCGGCGGCTTCACCTATCAGCTTCCGGTCCCCGCCATCAGTACGGTCTCGCCCATGGCGGGCCTGACCACTGGCGGCTATATCGTCACCATCACCGGCACCAATCTTGATGCCGTCACCTCCGTCAGTTTCGGCGGCACGGATGGGACCTCGCTCGCCCATCCGGACTCATCGACGCTCACCGTAACGGCCCCGGCCCATCCGGCAGGTGCGGTGGATATCAAGCTTGCCTACCCCGGCGGCACGGCGACGAGTGCGGGTGGCTTCACCTATCAGGAACCATTGCCCACCATCACCTCGATCTCGCCGGACCATGGTGCGGACCTGTTGCCGACGGTGACCATCATCGGTTCGAATTTCAAGGATGCGTATTGGTTCAGCCTTGACGCAACACTAGCCTTTCCGCTTCCTTCGGCGGTGCAAGCCCCCTATACCCAGATCACCGTCACCCTGCCGCCCCATGCCGCAGGACAGGTGCATCTTGCCGTGCGCACGCCTGCGGGCGTGTCGAATGACGTAAACTACACCTATGAAGCCCCCAACCTCAGCTTCGATCCTGCCCAGCCAGCCTTGCCGGATGTTGTGCAGGGACAGACCTACAAACAGCTGATCATCATGGAGGGCGGTATTGGGCCGACGACCTATACGCTGGAGACAGGCGCTCTGCCGGCCGGGCTCAGCCTTGTGCCGGGAATACCCGGTAGTGCCGGTATTACCGGCACGGTTACCGCGCCGCCGGGCCTCTATACATTCACGGTGCGGGGAACGGACAGCTACCAGCATACGGCAGCCATGCAATACACGATCCCGGTCACTTCGGCTCTGAGCTTCACGCCCGCAGCTGGTGGTTTGCCGGATGCAACGGTCGGTCAGACCTATCACCAGACGGTGACGATGAATGGCGGCACGGGTGCCGTCACCTACAGCCTCGACGGCGGAACAGCGCTTCCCGCCGGGCTGACGCTTGACCCGGCGACCGGCCTGATCTCCGGCACGCTCTCGATGAATGCTGCGATCGGCGACCGCACGTTCACCATCCGGGGCACCGACACGCTCGGGCAGACCGCGAGCATGAATTACACCATCACGGTCAAGGCGCAGGCGCAGCCCGCGCCTGTGATCACCGCCCTTTCGGTGGACCATGGCCCGGCGGCTGGTGGCACGCAGCTTGTGCTGACCGGCATGAATTTCACCGGTGCCGACAGGGTCTCGTTTGGCACGGTTGACGTGACGAACCTTCAGGTGGACGGCACCGGCACGCATGTCACCGTGACCTCGCCGCAGCATGCGGCAGGAAACGTGGATCTCGCGGTCCACACCCAGTCTGGCCAGTCGAATGCCGTAACCTATGGATTCGATGCCCCGACGCTGACCTTCAACCATCCCGCCGGTCCATTGCCGGATGCGACGCTCGGGAAGGGCTACAACCTGCAGTTCATCCTGATGGGAGCCACCGGCCCGGTCAATTATCAGCTTGCCAATGTCACGTTCCTGCCGCCCGGCCTGATGCTGGCTGCGGATGGCAACCTGACCGGCATGCCGACGCAGGCGGGCGACTTCCAGTTCTCCATCAAGGGCACGGATGCCAACCAGCAGACGGCGACCGTGCAGTATTCGATCCGCGTCAATCCGGCAGCAGCGGTGCTGCATATTGCCTCGATCACCCCGTCCAGCGGCCCGGTCGGCCAGTCCGTGGTGATCACCGGCGATGCGATGGACACCGTGCAGCACGTCACCTTCGGCGGTGTTGATGCCGGGGCGATCAGCCTGCAGAGCGCGGGCTCGCTCACCGTCACGGCACCGCAGCACGGGCTGGGTGCGGTCAATGTCATCGTGGCAAGCGCCACCCAGTATGATACCAAAACGAACGGCTTTTCCTATATTACGGATCCCGGAACGCTGACCTTCACGCCTCCGGGCGGTGCCCTGCCGGTCGCCTTCAAGAACAAGGCCTATAGCCAGCAGATCAGCGTGTCGGGCGGCATGGCACCCTATACATTTGATGAGGGCGGCAAATTGCCGGATGGCGTGACGTTCAATGACAAGACCGGGCTTCTGTCGGGCACGCCGACGGCGGCGTCGGTCGGCGACTATAGTTTCGACATCGAAGGCATCGATGCCGGGGGGATGACCCAGACCGTGAGCTATACGCTGAAGGT
This region includes:
- a CDS encoding PhzF family phenazine biosynthesis protein — translated: MARSYRIYDVFTGRALAGNPLAVVYDSDGLSDAAMQQIAREFNLSETVFIHPPETPGHAASLRIFTPGRELPFAGHPTVGAAIAIAEKAHGSATISMVSVLEERVGPVRSAIRLAEGEVSFAEFDLPRRSVQMGAAPPREALADALGIRSTEIGFENHVPSLWSAGVPYLLVPIHDTGVAERIEFDAALWEKAAPFADGQLASAYVYCRGGIHHAAKFHARMFTADMGIAEDPATGSAVAALSGAIHRFDALPDGHHACLIEQGTEMGRPSLIHLHIDAQNGEVSNARIGGEAVRIAEGVLFC
- a CDS encoding NUDIX hydrolase, whose product is MNTHPPVAPEPGLHGFPPDGTIFPLRDIELRILEGEHPLHAANRQAIADNWDREVAANPTLYNGRLVFQRRLSLEGDRLTGEGHLVPYSTHLWWRRQTDRSGGIHAFAWGVPVSSDGAVIAIRMGAKTANPGLVYCAAGSFEAEDVVDGRVDLAANTARELKEETGLDLRDSTTGSGWHGLGWNHGMVFFRIHRFALSAGEMLEQVRQHMRVDHEKEIEAAIAITDPDPALHCYSQFMPPILKMVLSQPASPPNPPAMP
- a CDS encoding autotransporter domain-containing protein — its product is MPGEAPAITSISPASGPAGGGTQVTIVGTSLDEATSVTIGGKQAPILDYDSKTGLTVITPDHAEGAVDVAVTNVVGTGTRAHGFTHVKQLVTPEEVARVETGIHDYVQQRLQLLAENVEVPGLFERGQRAQATPPLTTDITPSVSGATFGYSTSLGQIEAAGNGGGAATPLPVDFWTAGKVLLTRAADGADGKPQEKWGTFALFSAGVDYLVSDRLLVGFSVHYDHESDPLDQGTLITGNGWLAGPYASLQLAPHVFFDTSLLYGQSANSFTSTSLKGDFDTTRWLWSGTLKGDMAFDNGVSLTPRLKAVYLAEKAGAYSAEDKDGNAYPLDAFTERQIRLSIGAEIRKQYELANGVVLTPSLDAEAGFAGLDGGGAFGTLTAGLEADTPDNWQFYAGLLLDLSADGTLATGAKATAGKQF
- a CDS encoding IPT/TIG domain-containing protein; its protein translation is MFAGLVAALGRRARLLPLMLFLGCLTLGTGMARPAAAAPTITSITPNKGKIDGQDIITINGGGFLHLSTVTFDGVAGTSLNILNDNQITITTPKSLAGAGPVDVTARDVNNQSATIVSGFTYVAPPIIISINATGVSTNGGDTVTLTGANLDAVTSVTFDGVAGKSLAHQGTTGLTVTTPAHPAGAVPVAVTSPGGALWIPDGFTYLDPPTITAIDPTLGPAKGGTQVTITGTNLTDAAVSFGGTAGTAVTVNTAGTSLTVNTPAHPAGAVDVTVTTPGGTAVKTGGFTYQLPVPAISTVSPMAGLTTGGYIVTITGTNLDAVTSVSFGGTDGTSLAHPDSSTLTVTAPAHPAGAVDIKLAYPGGTATSAGGFTYQEPLPTITSISPDHGADLLPTVTIIGSNFKDAYWFSLDATLAFPLPSAVQAPYTQITVTLPPHAAGQVHLAVRTPAGVSNDVNYTYEAPNLSFDPAQPALPDVVQGQTYKQLIIMEGGIGPTTYTLETGALPAGLSLVPGIPGSAGITGTVTAPPGLYTFTVRGTDSYQHTAAMQYTIPVTSALSFTPAAGGLPDATVGQTYHQTVTMNGGTGAVTYSLDGGTALPAGLTLDPATGLISGTLSMNAAIGDRTFTIRGTDTLGQTASMNYTITVKAQAQPAPVITALSVDHGPAAGGTQLVLTGMNFTGADRVSFGTVDVTNLQVDGTGTHVTVTSPQHAAGNVDLAVHTQSGQSNAVTYGFDAPTLTFNHPAGPLPDATLGKGYNLQFILMGATGPVNYQLANVTFLPPGLMLAADGNLTGMPTQAGDFQFSIKGTDANQQTATVQYSIRVNPAAAVLHIASITPSSGPVGQSVVITGDAMDTVQHVTFGGVDAGAISLQSAGSLTVTAPQHGLGAVNVIVASATQYDTKTNGFSYITDPGTLTFTPPGGALPVAFKNKAYSQQISVSGGMAPYTFDEGGKLPDGVTFNDKTGLLSGTPTAASVGDYSFDIEGIDAGGMTQTVSYTLKVADAPVTVPGKTVAVVRGQAPPPVDLTNGASGGPFTAAAIVSITPPQAGTATIMSDVPPQKPVSHASPFAGVHSFTLVFKPDPAFAGKEAKVTYRLTSAAGISGEGVVTYRFNAKPSVSSEEVSRVEQQVHGFVQARLGLLAENIDLPGLLERRQRGQADGPVTTTMTPSDTGVTLAYSTSLSQIEAADKAGAGGDGTPETLAPLDFWSSGKVLLTRGATGTERDSGPANAPVPGSGTGSDGEKWGTFALFSAGVDYLVSDRLLVGFSVHYDHDSDPLDQGTLITGNGWLAGPYASLQLAPHVFFDTSLLYGQSANSFTSTALKGDFDTTRWLWSGTLKGDMAFDNGVSLTPRLKAVYLAEKAGAYSAEDKDGNAYPLDAFTEKQIRLSIGAEIRKQYELANGVVLTPSLDAEAGFAGLDGGGAFGTLTAGLEADTPDNWQFYAGLLLDLSADGTLATGAKATAGKQF